The following proteins are encoded in a genomic region of Cyclonatronum proteinivorum:
- a CDS encoding GNAT family N-acetyltransferase translates to MLTANSKTQRKKGSLLRSGRFKNFTVKTASWHKHSHDLLKVRFSVFVHEQKVPIELEVDGYDPVSHHVVVYNNAGKPVATGRLTPDGKLGRMCVLKSYRGKYLGHLIMIHLMNKAFSDGRRIIELSAQTHAIPFYQKYGFNTVGRVYDDAGLPHQKMIYIRK, encoded by the coding sequence ATGTTGACTGCAAATTCAAAAACGCAAAGAAAAAAAGGATCGCTTCTCAGATCAGGTCGCTTCAAGAACTTCACTGTTAAAACAGCTTCATGGCACAAGCATTCGCACGACCTCCTTAAGGTCAGATTCAGTGTTTTCGTGCATGAGCAAAAAGTACCCATCGAATTAGAAGTCGATGGCTATGATCCGGTTTCACATCATGTCGTGGTGTATAACAATGCCGGTAAGCCTGTTGCAACAGGCAGGCTTACCCCGGATGGAAAACTCGGACGCATGTGCGTACTAAAATCTTATCGCGGCAAATATCTCGGCCATCTGATAATGATTCACCTGATGAACAAAGCCTTTTCCGATGGACGCCGCATTATAGAGCTGAGTGCACAGACACACGCCATCCCGTTTTATCAGAAATACGGATTTAACACGGTTGGGCGTGTTTATGATGACGCAGGCCTGCCTCATCAAAAGATGATCTACATTAGAAAATAA
- a CDS encoding alpha/beta fold hydrolase has translation MAILSEGVPAEKFAEVGRLKVRLKEYGSANGDVILFLHGWGCSADTMAGLAAALGNNFRCVLPDFPGFGKTAAPDEAWDVTAYARFTFALKKELFGDRPVGVIAHSFGARVMLKLLSDPQYASHFNKVLITGGAGMKPRRSWRYYYRTALAKMLKAPFMLLPPGMREKGLARMRQTAAWKSLGSADYSQLNGVMREVFVKTVREYLEPCLPLIGHEVLLVWGENDDATPLYQAERMEAGLKNGVLIKIKSAGHYAFLDQPQQFAAISKAYFDSK, from the coding sequence ATGGCAATACTGAGTGAAGGTGTTCCGGCTGAGAAGTTTGCCGAAGTTGGCAGGCTGAAAGTGCGCCTCAAAGAATATGGTTCTGCAAATGGGGATGTTATTCTTTTTCTGCATGGATGGGGATGCAGCGCTGATACTATGGCGGGCCTTGCGGCTGCACTGGGAAACAACTTTCGCTGTGTGTTGCCAGACTTCCCGGGCTTTGGAAAAACGGCTGCACCTGATGAAGCCTGGGATGTCACCGCCTATGCCCGCTTCACCTTTGCCCTGAAAAAGGAGCTTTTTGGGGATCGGCCGGTTGGGGTGATTGCGCACTCTTTTGGCGCAAGGGTAATGCTGAAACTCCTGTCTGACCCGCAATACGCAAGCCATTTCAATAAAGTCCTGATTACGGGCGGCGCAGGCATGAAACCGCGCCGCAGCTGGCGCTACTACTACCGGACGGCACTCGCAAAAATGCTTAAAGCCCCGTTTATGCTCCTGCCACCGGGTATGAGAGAAAAAGGACTTGCACGAATGCGGCAAACAGCGGCGTGGAAGTCCCTGGGCTCCGCCGATTACAGTCAGCTGAACGGTGTGATGCGTGAAGTTTTCGTAAAAACCGTTAGGGAATACCTGGAGCCGTGTTTACCGCTTATCGGGCACGAAGTATTGCTTGTTTGGGGAGAAAACGATGACGCAACCCCGCTGTATCAGGCTGAACGCATGGAAGCGGGGTTAAAAAATGGCGTGCTGATCAAAATTAAATCAGCTGGTCATTATGCATTTTTGGATCAGCCGCAACAGTTCGCGGCCATTTCAAAGGCTTACTTCGACAGCAAGTGA
- a CDS encoding ComEA family DNA-binding protein gives MKRFLYFLTDRLQITYYERISVLTLGGLFILLLTINQLYKPAVAFSEEDYAEVIADFHARLELRESERQELLARYYPEAEPSAVAEAEITSVDSPDSGPARLQGASRSPAQEQTVQQASPASTPAVLSAETASEKNTAESDNLVSADNLTESAAVVTPTSVASDSKININTADTDELVQLPGIGPAIAARIIEYRNEFGPFEEISEIKNVRGIGQARFDAIKDYITTGKDD, from the coding sequence ATGAAAAGATTTCTTTACTTTCTCACGGACCGGCTACAGATAACGTATTATGAGCGAATCAGTGTACTCACCCTTGGAGGGCTTTTCATTCTTCTGTTAACTATCAATCAATTATACAAACCGGCGGTAGCTTTCTCTGAAGAAGACTACGCTGAAGTTATTGCTGACTTCCACGCGAGGCTTGAGCTGCGTGAAAGCGAGCGGCAGGAACTTTTAGCAAGATACTATCCGGAAGCAGAACCTTCAGCTGTTGCGGAAGCTGAGATTACATCCGTAGATAGTCCGGACTCAGGCCCGGCGCGGCTGCAAGGCGCAAGCCGATCGCCCGCGCAGGAACAGACTGTACAGCAAGCGTCTCCGGCAAGCACCCCGGCTGTTCTTTCAGCAGAAACAGCTTCTGAAAAAAACACGGCTGAATCCGACAATCTTGTTTCAGCTGACAATCTTACTGAAAGCGCGGCAGTTGTTACCCCGACATCGGTTGCATCAGATTCAAAGATAAACATCAATACCGCTGATACAGATGAGCTTGTTCAGCTGCCGGGTATAGGACCCGCTATTGCAGCCCGCATCATTGAATACAGAAATGAGTTTGGTCCTTTTGAAGAAATCAGCGAAATAAAAAATGTACGCGGGATTGGACAGGCCCGTTTCGACGCTATCAAAGACTACATCACGACCGGAAAAGACGACTAA